The following coding sequences lie in one Capsicum annuum cultivar UCD-10X-F1 chromosome 5, UCD10Xv1.1, whole genome shotgun sequence genomic window:
- the LOC107871911 gene encoding serine/threonine/tyrosine-protein kinase HT1-like, with product MATCFNPFRLRRSKGKLLELPSSSSVTQWNSSDVETMNKKRFDSLESWSMILESDNVERWEVSKEDQEKWTTDLSQLFIGNKFASGAHSRIYRGIYKQRAVIVKIVRIPTLKEETKAKLEQQFQVEVLFLSYLYHLNIVQVVIHLHYRMMTFMIFYHVYYPEIFVAIDCVVWFGYRITLI from the coding sequence ATGGCTACTTGTTTTAATCCTTTTAGACTAAGAAGATCTAAGGGTAAACTATTAGAATTGCCTTCTTCATCATCAGTAACTCAATGGAATTCATCTGATGTGGAAACAATGAATAAGAAAAGATTTGATAGTTTAGAGTCATGGTCAATGATATtagaatcagataatgttgaaagGTGGGAAGTTTCTAAAGAGGATCAAGAGAAATGGACAACCGATTTGTCTCAGTTGTTTATAGGTAACAAGTTTGCTTCTGGTGCACATAGCAGGATTTATAGAGGCATTTACAAGCAAAGAGCAGTTATTGTGAAAATAGTGAGGATTCCAACTCTTAAGGAGGAAACTAAAGCTAAGCTTGAACAACAGTTCCAGGTTGAAGTTCTTTTTCTTTCGTATTTGTATCATCTCAATATTGTGCAAGTTGTAATTCATTTACACTACAGAATGATGACTTTTATGATCTTTTATCATGTTTACTATCCTGAGATATTTGTGGCTATTGATTGTGTCGTGTGGTTTGGTTATCGCATTACTTTGATATAG